The following proteins are encoded in a genomic region of Methylobacterium tardum:
- a CDS encoding Brp/Blh family beta-carotene 15,15'-dioxygenase, whose product MPSLWTRLLQGAGVLAVLGLVASAFLPREASWLVALTAVIVLGVPHGALDGAVAAPLLRPRYGRAWFGVFAIPYLGLSALVLLAWQVLPLATLAGFLAVSVLHFGEEDAGSGRPIEALVRGGLPIALPALLRPEETAQIFSVVARMPMPQLPTWWSAAAWLWLALTGAWLLTRQARWNVLGEITGLAAAFLALPPLTAFTLYFVGLHAPRHMLALVRDPIKAPGVDTMQRAVRTSLPIFALTLLLGAGLWPLYASGSSDVSANLLTVTLQMLSALTVPHILLDHIAARHQSRSDY is encoded by the coding sequence ATGCCTTCACTGTGGACCCGGCTGCTGCAAGGCGCCGGCGTGCTGGCTGTGCTCGGGCTGGTCGCCTCTGCCTTTCTGCCGCGCGAAGCCTCCTGGCTGGTGGCTCTGACCGCGGTGATCGTCCTCGGCGTTCCCCACGGTGCCCTGGACGGCGCGGTGGCGGCGCCGCTGCTGCGCCCCCGATACGGGCGTGCATGGTTCGGGGTCTTTGCCATCCCGTATCTCGGTCTCTCCGCGCTGGTTCTCCTGGCTTGGCAGGTCCTGCCTCTTGCAACCCTGGCGGGGTTCCTGGCTGTATCGGTTCTGCATTTCGGCGAGGAGGACGCGGGCTCGGGCAGACCAATCGAGGCGCTTGTACGCGGGGGCCTACCGATCGCACTGCCAGCGCTGCTACGCCCGGAGGAAACGGCACAGATCTTCTCGGTCGTTGCGCGTATGCCGATGCCGCAGCTTCCCACTTGGTGGTCAGCCGCAGCGTGGCTCTGGCTTGCCTTGACAGGGGCGTGGCTTCTGACGCGCCAAGCACGGTGGAACGTGCTCGGTGAGATCACGGGCTTGGCTGCGGCCTTCCTGGCGCTACCACCCCTGACGGCATTCACCCTGTACTTCGTCGGCCTTCATGCGCCCAGGCACATGCTCGCTCTGGTGCGAGACCCGATCAAGGCCCCTGGCGTTGATACGATGCAGCGGGCCGTCCGCACTTCGCTGCCGATCTTCGCTCTGACCCTCCTACTGGGCGCTGGCCTCTGGCCGCTCTATGCCTCTGGCTCATCTGACGTGTCGGCCAATCTTCTGACCGTGACGCTCCAGATGTTGTCGGCCCTGACCGTCCCGCACATTCTCCTCGACCACATCGCAGCGCGGCATCAA
- a CDS encoding bacteriorhodopsin, translating to MTPQFWLWLGFAGMAAGAAAILFMAKRRTPAEEADGIIHGIVPIIAACSYFAMATGQGSLVLPAGPDAAEAARQFYFARYIDWTFTTPLLLVGLSRTAMHSGMRRPAVVWGLIGSDLIMIVTALAFGLSDVAAIKWTWFAISCGGFLAVFYGIFVQLREENASERADVRKAFVRNAVFLTGVWSAYPIVLLVGQDGLGILSPTAALAVIAILDLTAKVVYGIMATLETTRTVDRDLKDGSVAATPLRRAA from the coding sequence ATGACGCCTCAATTCTGGCTGTGGCTCGGCTTCGCGGGCATGGCGGCAGGAGCTGCCGCGATCCTATTCATGGCAAAGCGGCGGACACCCGCCGAAGAGGCCGATGGGATCATCCACGGGATCGTGCCGATCATCGCAGCCTGCTCCTACTTCGCTATGGCCACGGGACAGGGAAGTCTCGTCCTCCCCGCCGGTCCCGATGCGGCAGAGGCTGCGCGCCAGTTCTACTTCGCGCGCTACATCGACTGGACGTTCACCACGCCTCTGCTGCTCGTCGGGCTCTCGCGCACGGCGATGCACTCTGGCATGCGCCGGCCGGCCGTTGTCTGGGGGCTGATCGGCTCTGACCTGATCATGATCGTGACGGCCCTGGCCTTTGGCCTGTCCGATGTCGCCGCGATCAAGTGGACGTGGTTCGCCATCTCCTGCGGCGGGTTTCTCGCCGTGTTCTACGGGATCTTCGTGCAATTGCGTGAGGAGAACGCCTCTGAGCGCGCCGATGTGCGCAAAGCCTTCGTGCGAAATGCCGTGTTCCTCACGGGAGTGTGGTCGGCCTACCCGATCGTCCTGCTTGTCGGTCAGGACGGCCTCGGCATCCTATCGCCGACTGCGGCCCTGGCAGTGATCGCCATCCTCGATCTGACCGCCAAGGTCGTCTACGGGATCATGGCGACCCTGGAGACGACGCGCACAGTCGATCGCGATCTGAAGGATGGATCTGTCGCTGCCACGCCGCTGCGCCGGGCGGCCTGA